CCTGCAGCGATGAACCAACGCGGAAAATATTGTGGTAGGAACCTATGACAAACAACGTGCCGTTCTTCTTGAGAACACGGCGGCAGGCCGCCAGCCAGGCACGCGTGAAGGCGTCATATTCGGTAAAACTATTGAACTTATCCCAGTCGTCATCGACGGCATCGACGAGGCTATTATCCGGCCGCGTCAGCGTACCCTCAAGCTGCAGATTGTAGGGAGGATCCGCGAAGACGAGGTCAACACTGTTTGCCGGGAGGGAATTCAGGGAGGCGACGCAATCGCCGACCAAAACCTGATCGACAGGGAGCGGATGAAATTCCGCTGCTTCCACTGGCACCCTCGCCCCGGTACGCGAGACCTTACTCCGGGGCGAGGCTCCAGCGGCATGGTTAAAAGCAATACCCATGACGCGATAATCCGGTTACGCAACTGACAATCCGGATCATGCGGGGTTTAGGTAAAAATCAGGTTGAGCAGAAGTAATTCACAATGTGCCGTTTTGGGGCTGCAAATTTTGCAGTGTGCTGAGCCTGCTTTGCGAAGCGCTCAACGCATTGCCTTGAACGGCGCCATGCCGGCCCGGGCCAGCGCGTCGACACGCTCGTTTTCGGCGTGGCCGGCGTGGCCCCTCACCCAATGCCAGGAAACCGTGTGCCGCGCCTGCGCCTCGTCGAGGCGTCGCCACAGGTCCTCGTTCTTCACAGGCTTCTTGTCCGCCGTGCGCCACCCCCGCGCTTTCCAGTTCGCGAGCCACTGGGTAACGCCGGAGCGGACATATTGGGAATCCGTGTAGAGATCGACGGCGCAGGCGCGCTTCAGCGACTCGAGGGCGGAAATCGCGGCCATCAACTCCATCCGGTTGTTGGTGGTCATCGCCTCGCCGCCCGAGAGTTCCTTCTCATGACCTTTATAAGCAAGCACGGCCCCCCAGCCGCCCGGGCCGGGATTCCCGGAACACGCGCCATCCGTGTGGATCACGACACGGTCGGCCGTCACCGGCGCAGCCCGTAGTCACGCGCGTCGATAACACGGCGATGGAAAGCGAGCTTACGGTCGTATTCCAGGGGATCCTTTGGCCTTACCAAGGCACCCGGCGGAACATTCAGCCAGTCGACAAGTCGGGTCAACATGAAGCGCAGCGCCGAACCGCGGCAAAGGATAGGCAACGCCGCCACTTCCTCCGGCGTCAGGGGGCGCTGCGCCTCATAGCCATCGATCAGCGCCTGGCCCTTGGTGAGGTTGAAGGATCCGTCCGCCTCGAAACACCAGGCATTGAGGCAGATCGCCAGGTCATAAGCGAGGGCGTCATTGCAGGCGAAATAAAAATCGATCAGCCCGGACAGCGTCTCTCCGATGAAGAACACGTTGTCGGGGAAGAGATCCGCATGGATGACCCCCTGAGGCAGGCCGGTCGGCCAGTCACGCTCCAGTTCCACGAGCGCGGCGGCGGTGCGCGCGGTTAAGCCGGCGGCCACGCGATCGGCGCCATCGCCCGCCTGCTCGAAAAGGGGGCGCCAGCCGGACAAAGACAGGTTGTTCGGGCGCCGGATGGAGAAATCCGCGCCGGCCTTGTGAAAAGCGGCGAGCGCGCCGCCGACGGCGCGGCAGTGCGTGGCCGTCGGCCGCTTGACCCAGACACCGTCGAGAAAGGTCACGATCGCGGCCGGTCGGCCCGCGAGCCTGCCCAGGGTTTCGCCTGAACGCATGCGCACAGGCTCGGGGCAGATGATGCCGCGCCTGGCGAGATGGTCCATCAAGCCGATGAAGAACGGCAGGTCCTCCTGGCGGACACGCTTCTCATAGAGGGTCAGGATATAAAAGCCGCGCTCGGTATGGAGCAGGAAGTTCGAATTCTCGACGCCCTCGGCGATGCCCTTCACCGAGAGCACCTGGCCAATGTCGTAGCCTGCGACGAAGCTCGCGAGCTCCTCGTCGCCCACCTCCGTGTAAACCGCCATCGCCTACTCCGCCGCCTGGTCCCGCAAGGCCCGCGGCAGCGGGAAGAACACGCTTTCATCCGCAGTCGAGACCGTTTCCACCGTTACCGCGAAACGTTCGGCAAAAGCATCGATAATTTCTTCCACCAGAATCTCGGGCGCGGAAGCGCCTGCGGTCACACCAAGGGTCCTGATACCGGAGAAAAGGCTCCAGTCTATCTCGTCGTTGCGCAGCACGAGACGGGCTACAGGGCAGCCGGCGCGCTCCGCGACCTCGCGCAGACGCTGGGAATTGGATGAATTCGGAGATCCCACCACGATCATGGCATCCACCTGGGGCGCCACGCGCTTCACCGCCTCCTGGCGATTGGTCGTGGCATAGCAGATGTCTTCCTTATGCGGTGCGGCAATCGTGGGAAAACGCGCCTTCAGGGCATCGACGACCGCCTGGGTATCGTCCACCGACAAGGTCGTTTGCGTGACATAGGCGAGATTGTCCGGGTCCGCGACCGCGATCGTGCCAACATCTTCGATCGTCTCGACGAGGGTTATCGCACCTGGCGGCAGCTGCCCCATCGTGCCGACCACTTCGGGGTGGCCAGCGTGGCCGATCAATAACACGTGTCGGCCCTTCTTGTGATGCACCTCGGCCTCACGGTGAACTTTGGTCACCAGCGGGCAGGTTGCGTCAATTCCGAAAAGACGGCGTTTCAGAGCCTCGTCGGGCACGGATTTCGGCACGCCATGGGCAGAGAAGATAACAGGCGCCTCAGTGTCCGGCACTTCATCCAGCTCGTCCACGAAGACGGCGCCCTTCCGCTTGAGGCTCTCCACGACATATTTGTTGTGGACGATCTCGTGACGCACGTAGACTGGCGGACCATAGAGCGCGAGGGCCTTTTCAACCGCGTCGATAGCGCGGACGACCCCTGCACAGAACCCACGCGGCGCACAGATCAGCACCGTCAGTGGCGGCTTTGCAACAGGGGTATCTAAGACAGCGGTCATCGTGCTTTCCGGCTAGGCATAGCTGGATGTGGCGGTAGCAGGCATGGCATGTCAAGCCGAGCGCGGTTCAATAGGTTGAATATCATGTCTCAGTTGAAGCTCGCCATCTTCGATATGGACGACGTTCTCTGCACCTATGATCGCGCGGCCCGCATCGACACCCTCGCCGCCCTCAGCGGCCGCTCCCCAGACTACATCCTCTCCGCGATATGGGATTCGGGCTTCGAGGCGCGGTCCGACGCCGGGGATCTCGACGCGGCCCGCTATCTCGCCGGCTTCGGCGAGCGTCTCGGCTACCCGTTGACCCGCACGGAATGGGTCGACGCGCGACGGCTTGCGATGCATCCCCGTCCAGAAGTTCTGTTGATGGTGGAGGCGGTGAAAACGCGCGTGCCGGTGGCACTTCTCACTAACAACGGCTTTCTCGTCGCAGAGGAAATCGCGACCCTTTTTCCCGCGCTCCCCGCGCTGTTTGGTGAGCGGCTGTTCGTCTCAGCCATGTTCGGCCTGAAAAAACCTGATCCCGAGATCTATCGCGCAGTCGCGAGGCGCGTGGGCGTCGCCCCGCACGAGGCCTTTTTCACCGACGACAAACCGCGTAATGTCCGGGGCGCCGAGATGGCGGGACTTACCGGTCATGTCTTCGTCTCTCCAGAGGGCTTGGCCTCCGCGCTTGCGCGACATGGCTTGATCGACAGCGCCCTCCCCCCGCCTTAGTTCATAGCGACAGAAGTGCAACGACGCCTCCGTCGAGGCATCGCGCGCATCCGGCAATGGCTCCGTCCATCTCTTTCCTTCGAGCTCGCAGAGCATTCCATGAACGACAGCGCCTCCCATGCCAGCTACCTGCTGCCGGTCCTCGTCTTCTGCGGCGCAGCCGTCGTAGCCGTGCCGATCTTCCGGCGCATCGGCCTTGGAGCTGTGCTTGGCTATCTCTGCGCTGGCGTCTTCATCGGTCCGGATGGGCTGGCATTGATCGGCGAGCCTGAAACGGTTGCCGGGGTCGCCGAGATCGGCGTGGTGCTCCTCCTCTTCATTGTAGGGCTCGAACTCAACCTGTCGCGGCTCTTCGCCATGCGCCGCGACATTTTCGGCCTGGGCCTGACGCAGCTTCTGATGACGGGTGGTGTTGCAATGCTGGCGCTTACCGCCGCCGGCATTCCGATGCGCGGCAGCGTTGTCACCGGCCTCGCGCTCGCGCTGTCGGCGACGGCCATCGCCCTGCAGACCCTGGAGGAGCGGGGCGATCTGCATGCCACCTATGGCGAGCGCAGTTTCGCGATCCTCCTGTTCCAGGACCTGTCGATCGTCCCGATCCTCGCACTCGTGCCCCTGCTCGCCACCACGACAGTGCTCAGCGCTGGCGGCGGCAGCCTCGTCATGACTCTCTTCGAGATCGCTCGCGCGCTGATCGCCGTTGCCGCGGTCGTGCTCATCGGCCGCTATCTGCTCAATCCGTTCTTCCGGCTGCTCGCTTCAAGCGGCGCGCGTGAGGTGATGACCGCAGCGGCATTGCTCGTCGTACTTGGTGCGGCTTTCATCATGGAGAAAGTCGGGCTGTCGATGGCGATGGGGGCCTTCCTCGCCGGCGTGCTGCTCGCGGAATCGAACTTCCGCCACCAGCTGGAGGCCGATATCGAGCCCTTCCGCGGCGTGCTGCTGGGCCTGTTCTTCATGAGCGTCGGCATGTCCATCGACATCGACGTGATCATCGCGCATGTAGGCCTGCTGGCGCTTGCTGTCCCGGCGCTCGTCATCGCCAAAACGCTGATTGGGGCCACCGCGGGCCGCATCTTCGGCAGCAGCTGGCGCGATAGCTTTCGGATGGGTGCCTTGCTTGGTCCGGCGGGCGAATTCTCGTTCGTCATCTTTCCCCTGGCGGGTTCGCGAGGACTGCTCGACGGTGATCAGGTGCAGATCGTGACCGCGATGGCCGCACTGACGATGCTCATCGGTCCGATCTTCGCCAAAGTCGTGGACAGGGTCCTCGAACGAACGCGCCCGCAGGTGGACGCCGGAGACACGGATCTCGAGGCGCTCGCCGATGCGAACGGCAAGGTCATCGTCATCGGCTTCGGGCGCTTCGGACAGGTGGTGAACCAGATCCTGCTCGCCCAGCGGATCGACGTCACCGTCATCGATCACGATGTCGACCGCATTCGCGAGGCATCTCGCTTTGGCTTCAAGGTCTATTATGGTGATGGAACGCGGCTTGATGTGCTGCGCGCTTCGGGCGCCGCGCAGGCGACTGTCATCTGTGTCTGTGTGGACAGCCCCGAGACGGCGACCACGATCGTCGAGCTTCTGCGAGCCGAATTTCCCGACGCGGCCGTCTACGCCCGGGCGATCGATCGCGCCCATGCAATCGCACTGATGCAGCAGGAGGTTGATTATCAGCTGCGCGAAACATTCGAATCCGCGCTGACACTGGGGCGCGCCGCGCTCGAGGAGCTCGGCTATAGTCGCGAGGACGCGATTGCCGTTCAGGATGACGTCCGGCGACGCGACGTTGCGCGGCTGATGCTGCAGAAGAGCGATGGCTTCCTGGGGGGAGCGGACCTGCTTCACCACGGTCTGGCGGCGGTCGTCACGCCGGAACCGCTGACGGAACCTCCGACCTCTTCTCAAGCGCTCAGCGCCGAAACACGGGACATTCTCGCCGAGGGCGATGCAGCACGGTAGCTCTGACGAGAGGTCGTATTCCGCGATGGGCGACCGCAACTCCGCTTGCGCTGAAAAGAAAAGGGCCACTGACTGAAATCAATGGCCCTCGTGGTCACCTGAAGTCATGGGACTATGTCGTCCCGGATCTTGTCGCGATGTATTCATGCGCGGCGCATGGATTTACGAACGCGCTTCTCCGCACGCTCGGCGAGAATGACGGAAGGATCGCTATGGAGGGGCTGGGACAACGCGCCGGCCACATCGCTGCGCGACAATCCGATGTCGTGCAGGGCGCGCTCGTCGAACTCCGTCAGCTGCCACACCTCACGCCGGTGACGCAGGGCCCGCGCAGTGCGAGCGATCCGGAAAGCCACAACCCAGCCCAGCCTCTGAAGCCGCGCACCCCAGACTGATGCCTGAACTAGCCTGCCACCCTTCTGGCTGTGCGCTAATCTACTGTTTTCACTGGATAAAACTTCTTCCATCGATCCGATCCTTCTGCCACGAGGGGCGAAAAAAACGTAGCCGCGCGCCATCACGCCTCGAAAAGAAGCGCAACATGGCCACCGCCTTCGGTCCCTCTTTCTGGATACAAGGCCACTATAACCGAAGCGGACGAATCACTACAGAGAATGTTTTTCATTGAAATCATCACGAAATATGATTGAATTCGTTCTCATCGAAATCGCGCGGGGGATGCCATGTCCCATCTTCTCGACTCGGATCAGCTCAAGACCTTCGTTGCCATCGCGGATACGGGGTCGTTCACGCGTGCCGCGGAGCTCGTTCACAAGACCCAGTCGGCAGTCTCCATGCAGATGAAGCGGCTCGAGGAGCGGCTTGGCCTCGCCGTGTTCGAACGTGATGGCCGGCACTCGCGGTTGACGGAGGATGGCGAGCGTCTCCTCGATTACGCGCGCCGCATCATCCAGCTCAACCGCGAATGTCTGGCGAGCTTCGGCGAGGCCGACCTGGCCGGCCGCGTACGCCTTGGGCTGCCCGATGACTATGCCGACCGCTATCTGCCGGAGATCCTGGCCCGCTTCTCGCGCTCGAATCCGAAGGTGGAAGTCACCGTCGTCTGCGAGCCCACTCCTATCCTGCTCGAACGGATCCAGGCGGGAGATCTCGACCTCGCGATCATCACGCATATCGAAAGCCGGCCCCATCTGGCGGAGGTGGTCCGCGTGGAGCAACTCCTTTGGGTCACATCGACACGACATTGCACCCACGAGGAGACACCAGTCCCCCTCGCATTGGGACGCTCGACATGCAACTGGCGGCAAAGCGCAACGGAAGCGCTCGACAGTGCCGGCAAGCATTATCGCATTCTCTATTCGAGCTGGAACTCCACCGCGGTTGGTGCCGCGGTCATGGCAGGGCTCGCGGTGGCGGTGCTACCCGAAAGCGCCGTTCGTCCCGGCATGCGGGTGCTCGGTCCATCGGACGGCTTCCCCGCGCTTCCCTCCTGCAAGATCGGGCTCGTTCGTAACAATCGCGCCTCGTCGGCACTGAGCGCCGCGCTTGCCGAGCACATCATCCAAAGCCTCGACAATCTCCGTCGCGACCGCCAGTTCATCGAAATGGCGGCCGAGTAGCGAAGATCTCCGGCGGCTGGGCGCACCGGGCATCGAGGGTGCGAGCGCTCCGTGCCGGTCGCATCTTTTCACCGACCAGAGGCATCCTTTCCGGCGGGATGATCATATCCCGCCAGCAAGGCTCAGCGCAGCGAGCTGGAGGCGGTCTCGATCAGCCTGAGAATGCTGGGGCCGATGATCGAGAGATTGGCGATGATGCCGACAACGACGAAGGCGGCGATAACCCCGTATTCGATCGTTGTGGCCGCCTTCTCGTTCCGCAAATACGCTTTGAACATGCCAGTCTCCCGTCACGCTGAGAGCATCGGGGGCAAGCCCTGTCGAACACGTTAAAGCCACACCGGCGGGCCGGCTTATCACGGCTCAGGGTATATGAGCGGTAAAGACCGGATCGGACCATTTGCTCTATCCGACGCAGGGAGGCAGATGCTCGCAGCGTTGCTTCACGCGCGTTCCCCTTGACACGTCTCAGCCGATATCATTTAGTTGCATGATACAACTAAATGATATCGGCTGATCATGTCTCCTCCCGCGGCGCCCCGGTTCATCGATGCCATCCGTGCAGCATCGCGTCAGCTCGTGCGGGAACTCGGCTTTATGGGCGGATCCTTCGCTGGGACCGACCTCTCTCCCTCAGCGGTTCATGCGCTGATCGAGATCGACGCAGGGGGGGTCACGGCCCGCGATCTGGCGGAGCGCCTTCACCTCGAAAAATCGAGCATCAGCAGAATGCTGCGCAAGTTGGTGGCTTCGGGATTGGTGGGAGAGGCCCCCGGAGATGAAGATGGGCGCCTCAAAATGCTGTCGCTGACGACTTTCGGAAAAGATCGTGTCGACGCCATCCATGCTTTCGCGCGCAATCAAGTGGCTGATGCGCTTGGCCGCCTCAAGCCCGGCGAGGAGCGCGTGGTCCTCGAAGGCTTGCGCCTTTACGCCGACGCGCTCGCCACTCCGCGTGAAGGCCACGCCGGAGTTAGTTCTATGGAGATCGTGAGCGGATACCGCCCCGGGCTTATCGCGCGCCTCACGCAAATGCATGCGCTCTATTATTCGCGAGTTGCGGGCTTCGGCCAACGGTTCGAGTCCGTCGTCGCGACCGGCGTGGCCGAGTTCTGCAACCGCCTGGATTCACCCCGGAATGCGATATGGACCGTGACGCAAGGCGGGGAAATCATCGGCTCGGTTGCGATCGACGGCGAAGATCTCGGCGCCGACATTGCGCATCTACGGTGGTTCATTGTCGATGACACCGTGCGAAACAGCGGTGTCGGGCGCAGGCTGCTTGCGACGGCGCTGGCCTTCGCCGATGAGAAAGGCTTCTCCGCAACGCATTTATGGACGTTCAGCGGCCTTGCCGCCGCCCGGCACCTTTATGAGAAACACGGCTTCGTCTGTGCCGAGGAGTGGACAGGCACCCAATGGGGCCATGAAGTCCTTGAGCAGCGTTTCGAACGCGCCCGCCCATGAAAGACAAGGGTCCGCTGAACCGGCGGCCACGTATTTGAGCCGGCAGGGCGTTCCGATATCCGCATCGCGTTCACGTCAATAAACGTATGTCTTGAAGACGGGCTCGACGTTCTCCCGCCACGTGTCGGCATAGCGCGCGAGCATGCGCTGTGCGGCATTTTCGCCGCTGGTGACCACCTCATCCAATATGTCCAGGAAATGGCCCTCATCGCGGCCCTGAGCATCGCGGCGGCCTCGCCGGGCGAGGCCCGCGCGCGAAAGGTCAAGCACGTCGCGCGCCACCTCCCGGAGTGGGCGCCCCGCAACGGTCGCGGCCAACCCCCGCACGGGAACGTCGCGACGCAGGGTCTCGCGATCCACGTTGCTCCAGCCCTTGACAAGCTCCCAGGCGCCATCACGCGCGACATCGTCATAAAGCAGGCCGACCCAGAACGCCGGCAGCGCGCAGAGGAAAGGTGTCGAGCCGGTGTCAGCGCCCCGCATCTCCAGATAGCGCTTCAGGCGCACCTCGGGAAACAGCGTAGAGAGGTGGTTAGCCCAGTCGGAGAGCGTCGCGCGTTCCCCCGGCAGGGCCGCCAAGCGGCCGGTCATCAGATCCTTGAAAGAAGCGCCCGTGACGTCGTGGTAAGTGTCGCCACGCTTGACGAAATACATCGGAACGTCGAGCGCCCAATCCACATAGCGCTCATATCCCATGCCGTCCTCGAAAGCGAAGGGTAGCATGCCCGTGCGATCGGCGTCCGTATCGAGCCATATGCGCGAACGCATGGACTGGAAGCCGTTCGGGCGGCCCTCCGTGAAGGGCGAATTGGCGAACAATGCAGTCGCGAGCGGCTGCAGCGCCAGGCCGATTCGCAACTTCTGGACCATGTCGGCCTCGGAGGCGAAGTCGAGGTTCACCTGAACGGTCGCCGTCCGGAACATCATGTCGAGACCATGCTGGCCCACCTTCGGCATGTAGCGGCGCATGATCTCATAGCGCCCTTTTGGCATCACGGGCGTATCGTCCAGGCTCCACAGCGGGCTCATGCCGAGCGTGAGAAACGCAATTCCGAGCGGCTCCGCCACCTCGCGCACCTGGGCGAGATGGGCGTGGGTTTCGCAGGACATCTGATGCAGCGTTGTCAGCGGAGCGCCCGACAGTTCGAACTGCCCGCCGGGTTCGAGCGAGATGGCCCCGCCGCCCGTGACGTCCTCAAGGCCGATGGGATGGTCGCCTTCCATGATAGGCCGCCAGCCGAGAAGGCCCTGCATGCCGTCGAGCAACGCCCTGATACCGCGCGGCCCTTCATAGGGCACCGGACGGTTATCTTTGACATAGAAAGGGATTTTCTCGTGCTCGGTGCCGATTCGCCACTGCTCGGCAGGCTTGGCGCCCTCTGCGATATAGGCAATCAGCTCGTCGCGAGAGGCAATCGGCGACGCATTCGAGGAATCCCGGGCCATACAAAGACTTCCCTGCGGCCCGGCATCGGGCGTGATGACAATTGCAGGAGTAGATAGAGTGCTGAACGCGGCTCGGCAATGGACTCAGGAAAGCGAAATCTGAGCCGCCCCTCGGGCAATGCTAGCCCGCCCGTGGCGCAAGCTCCCGCCAATCGCCCATGACGCTCTGTACCAGGGCCAGCGCGGCGACGGCCGCCGTATCCGCGCGCAGGATGCGCGGGCCGAGCGCAAGCCGCAGCACGCCCGGGTGGGCGGAAAGGAGGCGGCGCTCGTTCTCGTCGAAGCCGCCCTCCGGTCCTATGAGGACCGCGACCTCGTCCGCGATGCCGAGCCCGGTGAGAGCCGCAATGGGATCAGGCTCCGGCGCTTCCTCGTCGCAGAAGATGAGCCGACAGGTCGGGGGCAGGTTTGCCAAGGCTTCGGCGAGGCGCACTTCCGCCCGAACTTCCGGCACGGAGAGGATGCCGCATTGCTCGGCCGCCTCGATGACATTGGCTACGAGGCGATCGTGATTGATCCGCGTGACCTGTGTGTGCTGCGTCACGGTCGGCGTCAGGCTTGCGACGCCCATCTCCACGGCCTTCTGGACGACATAGTCGAGCCGCGCCTGCTTAAGCGGCGCGAAGAGGTAGTGGACGCCTCCAAGACCCGTTTGCTCTCTGGTCTTCTCGCGGATTGCAAGTGCTAGTCCCCTTCGCCCCGACGATGCGATGTCGGCGCGCCATTCGCCGTCGCGGCCATTGAAGACGAGGACAGATTGGCCAGCCTTCAGGCGCAGCACGTTGCCGAGGTAGTTTGCCTGCGCCTTGTCGAGCTCCAGCACCCTCGCGCGCGCGAGGCCCGTATCCAAGAACAGGCGCGGCGCCCGGGCTGAGCGATGCGAGGATTGATATGCGGTTCCGCTCACGTCATTGACCGTCATGCAAATGGAGCCTTGCGTGTGGGTGATTCGGCTGCACCAAGGCCCGCCGACCTCACCGGAAGCCAGTGATCACGACATTGTAAGGTGGGTAAAGCCGCCGCCTCGGTTTTTTACGCCGTTGGCAGGCGTAGTGGATCCGCTCGAAAACGGCCACAATCCTGCAGCATCTGTGGCGGCGGGTTGGAAAGAGCGGGTCAAGGCGTTTCAGTGGTTTGCCTTTCGCGCCCGCTTTGTTCATAGACAGATGCAAGCTGTTTTTTCGCATTCGTGCGGACGACGCGGCGCGTCATTTGGAGTGGAGATCATGCATCTTGAGGTCAATCTCTCTTCGTAGAGCTCGGCCCCGGGGTGGCATTCTTCCCTGTTGCGAATTAAACTTATCGTTAATAGCGGCAAACGAGGGTTGGTTGATGAAACGGTTGGATGGTTTGCGGGTCCGTCACCTGGCTCTTTTCGCTGGGCTGATGCTCGCGCCGTTCATGGGCCCTGCGATTTCTCCCGCTGCAGCGCAGGCGTCCGGCTGCGAGCAGATCAAGACTTTTCTTGATCAGCGGAAGGCACTTGTCGAGCGTCTGAACAAACTCGGAAAGAAGCCCGACGCGAAATCGGCCTGCTCGCTTTTGACGAATCTCGCCAGCAATGGTTCGAGCACGTTGAAATGGGTCGATTCCAACAAGGCCTGGTGCCAGATTCCGGACGAGTTCGTGAACGGCTTTAAGGCTGATAACTCCCGAGTGACCAAATTCCGCGGGCAAGCCTGCAACGCGGCAGCCCAGCAAGCGGCGATGCAAAAGCGGGCCCAGCAGCAGCAACAGTCGAACTCGCCTTTCAACGTTCCGCCCGGCGGCGACGTCCTGACAGGCCCGATGCGGATTCCGCAGGGAGCGCTTTAACCCTTCGGCTACTGCCCGAGCGAAGTCGGGGCGTTCGTGCGTGATCGCCCCGCGTATTTCGCCCTCGAACGCTTCTTTTCCCATGCCTGTTACCAACTGGTGTGGGATTTCTCCGCCCGCAGGCATGATCGCCCATGATCGACAGTATCGACCGCCCCCTGCCCGATGCCCCCCTTGGCAACTGGGTCGATCGATATGCCCCGCAGGCCTGGCGGCCCTATCTGCGTCTCGCACGCATGGACCGGCCGATCGGCTTGTGGTTGCTCCTGCTGCCGTGCTGGTGGTCAGCGGCGCTAGCTGCCGGCGCGCTCGGACGCTCAGGCCCGGACCCCTGGCATCTCGTGCTGTTCATGATCGGCGCGACAGCCATGCGCGGGGCTGGAAGCACTTACAACGACATCGTCGATCGCGATCTCGACGCCATGGTGGCCCGCACGCGCCATCGTCCTTTGCCGTCAGGGCAGGTCACGCCCCGCCAGGCGCTCGTGCTTCTCGTCGCCCTCTGCCTGATCGGACTTGGCGTCCTCCTGCAATTCAACCGCTTCGCCATCATGGTTGGGCTCGCGTCGCTCATCATCGTCGCGATCTATCCGTTCATGAAGCGGGTCACATCGATGCCGCAGCTCGTGCTCGGCCTCGCCTTCGCCTGGGGTGGCCTGATGGGCTGGGCTGCGCTCGCCGGTCGGCTCGATCCACCCGCCTTCCTCATCTATGGCGCGGCCATCGCCTGGACGGTGGGTTATGATACGATCTATGCCCTTCAGGATATCGAGGATGATCCCATCGCCGGGATCAAATCCTCGGCGCGACTGTTCGGCGCCCATGCCAGACTTGGCGTGGGATTTTGCTATGCGCTGGCCGTGCTGCTCGCCCTCGCCGCTGTTGTCTTGGCGCATGGGGGGGCCCTCGCCTACTGCGGCCTCGCGGCTTTCGCAGGGCATCTCGCGTGGC
This portion of the Chelatococcus sp. YT9 genome encodes:
- a CDS encoding glutamate--cysteine ligase — translated: MARDSSNASPIASRDELIAYIAEGAKPAEQWRIGTEHEKIPFYVKDNRPVPYEGPRGIRALLDGMQGLLGWRPIMEGDHPIGLEDVTGGGAISLEPGGQFELSGAPLTTLHQMSCETHAHLAQVREVAEPLGIAFLTLGMSPLWSLDDTPVMPKGRYEIMRRYMPKVGQHGLDMMFRTATVQVNLDFASEADMVQKLRIGLALQPLATALFANSPFTEGRPNGFQSMRSRIWLDTDADRTGMLPFAFEDGMGYERYVDWALDVPMYFVKRGDTYHDVTGASFKDLMTGRLAALPGERATLSDWANHLSTLFPEVRLKRYLEMRGADTGSTPFLCALPAFWVGLLYDDVARDGAWELVKGWSNVDRETLRRDVPVRGLAATVAGRPLREVARDVLDLSRAGLARRGRRDAQGRDEGHFLDILDEVVTSGENAAQRMLARYADTWRENVEPVFKTYVY
- a CDS encoding 16S rRNA (uracil(1498)-N(3))-methyltransferase; translated protein: MSGTAYQSSHRSARAPRLFLDTGLARARVLELDKAQANYLGNVLRLKAGQSVLVFNGRDGEWRADIASSGRRGLALAIREKTREQTGLGGVHYLFAPLKQARLDYVVQKAVEMGVASLTPTVTQHTQVTRINHDRLVANVIEAAEQCGILSVPEVRAEVRLAEALANLPPTCRLIFCDEEAPEPDPIAALTGLGIADEVAVLIGPEGGFDENERRLLSAHPGVLRLALGPRILRADTAAVAALALVQSVMGDWRELAPRAG
- the ubiA gene encoding 4-hydroxybenzoate octaprenyltransferase — its product is MIDSIDRPLPDAPLGNWVDRYAPQAWRPYLRLARMDRPIGLWLLLLPCWWSAALAAGALGRSGPDPWHLVLFMIGATAMRGAGSTYNDIVDRDLDAMVARTRHRPLPSGQVTPRQALVLLVALCLIGLGVLLQFNRFAIMVGLASLIIVAIYPFMKRVTSMPQLVLGLAFAWGGLMGWAALAGRLDPPAFLIYGAAIAWTVGYDTIYALQDIEDDPIAGIKSSARLFGAHARLGVGFCYALAVLLALAAVVLAHGGALAYCGLAAFAGHLAWQLSRIRLGDEAGALRLFKSNRDAGLLLFAGLTLDAILRNV